The Ochotona princeps isolate mOchPri1 chromosome 22, mOchPri1.hap1, whole genome shotgun sequence nucleotide sequence gaaaggtagatttacagagaatgagagacaaagaggaaaatcttccatctactggttcactccccaagtggcctcaacgccagagttgagccaatccaaagtcaggagccaagagcttctgggtctcccatgccggtgcagggtcctgaggccttgggcctcctccactgcttccccaggccacaagcagggagttagattggaagtagagcagctgagacatgaaccagcacccatatgggatcctggcggatgcaaggtaaggacttcagccactaggctactatgctgggtccGAACTTATTTATAAAGGCACAGAATTTTGTAAGGGGGGAAGGTGTTAGttttagattattttataaattgaCACTATAAGCTGCCTTTGAAACACTtctcgggaaaaaaaaaaaaatcatcccccTCCAATCCCCAGGCCTGGTCACAAGTCAAGCATGACCCTGCTCTATTTAAGGAGGAAATTGCCCGAGAaggcctcccagcagccctgcaagcCCTGGACTTCTCAGGGAAATACACTAACAGTAAACAGCAGGAGGCCAGAGACATGTAATATGAATGAGGAAAAAAGGGAAAGGGCTTAGAAATGAACACATCTAAAAGACAGTGAGTGAGGGGTGTAAAAAGTTCAGCCCCAATTTAACAAAGCAGCACTCTGCACCACTGTCACTTGAACCCAGGGCAAGACAAACTTCAGAAGACTGGACACTCTTGAAATACAGAATTTTATTTAGAAACTgtttaaagtagaaaaaaaccCTGTCAAGAAAGACCAGGTGGAAAATGGGTTCccaataaaatggaattttagggAAACAAAAGTCTAAAAGGCCACAAAAGAGAAATAGCACCACTGTCAACTGAACAATGGCTAGTTACTTGCATTTTTTTGGCATTGTTAATCACTGAATCTGGGTTTTCCTCTGAATTCCACACAGAGCATGCATTACACaacaactgtatcataaaatagctGCTTTCTACACACGTTTTAGGACAAGCTACCACCAGAAACAAATCAATACAAACACATCAGGGGCTGGACAGTCTCAGGAGCGGGTCACATACATTACGCAGAATTCTGCCAAACAAAGGGATTGACCAGGCTGTTGGCAAAGCAAATGAGGGAGTTAGGGaatgaaagattttaaatattaataattaattcAGACATGGTACTGCATCTTCTGCAAAGGAAAACTAACATTTAGTAACACACTAGTGAATTATATCTCCAAAGAGATTAGTGCACTGGCAAAGTATTCAGTTAACAGTGGAGAGCTGTGAACAGCAGATCCCGAAACACCCCAGCCCGAGGAAACGACGGCCTTCACTGCTCCCTCCCTTTGCCAGAGGTCCAGAAAGAATTTGCAGCACAATCACCCGCCTGCTGTGCTTCCAACGCTAAGCAGCAAACTTTAAGGAGCCAAAGAGGCATCCCCAGTGGAAAAGGGGAGGCATCCCCAGTGGAAAAGGGGAGCAGAGAAGAGGAACATGTTCAATGTAAACTTCAGACAGTATAACATGGGACATAACCCATTCAAATCCCAGAGACACGGGCGAGTCCCCTAGAGTAGCTGTTTGATTAAAAAAACTGGACACATCTCATTCCCTCAACACAATACACAGAAATTTCAGGAACAATTAGAAAAATCATCAAGAGAAATGCTCAGTGAAAATCGGGCTCTTCAACTCAACCAGCTCAGAGCGGAAGCACCCGTTATTCATCCAGGGCATAATGCCGCTTGCTATTCAGCAGGGATGCAATCAGTCAACGACACCAAACCACCTTTCAAACTCTCcttgggccaaagccttggactctgagGATTCAAGCAGCCCTGAAGGCCTGTGACAGCAGGTTCACGAGGTCCCAAGTTCTGACCCTTCGTTCCCAGACACAATGTCAAACACAGAAAACCTTCTATAAGGTTACCTTTGAGATTTTGAAATATGGAAGCATATTTTAAATACTCTTAAGGCATTTATTAAAATGTTCTCTGCCAAGATTTCACATTAGCTTAAAATTCAACTCAGTCTTTCCATCTGAGGTTCCCACCTCAGTGTTTTACATCCAGCATCGCGTGGTGAGAGCCCCAGTCAGCCTCTGTTCCCCAGGTGAACCAACTAGATGTTAATACTGTTCTGCTATAAGGTAAAAGCTCCTAGATCAAACTTATTGGAAAAGGAGTGAAACTTCTGCAAAGTGCACTTTTTAAGAAGAGGTACTTTTTGCTTATGAAAAGAAACCAGTGAGTCCTCTAAGGGTAATAAAAGGGCATATTTTACAGTTAAGCACATGATTTGGAGTGAAGAATTCGGATGTGGCTCTGCTGGTCCAGGTGGTTAGTattcttcctgttcttcctgcGGGCCGCCTTCATCAGGTATCACAAAGCCTTCCTGGTAGGGcgacaggagagaggagaactGTTACTGACAATGGAATTAACTCTCACATGAAGCAAAAACTGAACACCCTCAAATTTACCTTCAAAACTCACCTTCTGAGAGTGATATCTATGTACACCATCTTAATTTCATATCAAAAGTACACTTTAAATATCTGCAGTTTATTTATGtcaattatacctcaataaaTTTGCCTGAAAAAAGCATCCTTACACTCAAAAGTTCCTAGTAGCGTTTAAAGTTCAGAGTTCTATGCTCTCTCACAATAACAACCATCTAGCTGTACAGCATTCTTGCATCTATACATGCACAAAACACCCACAAGAGCAAAACAACCAAACATGAGCAGCATGGGAAAACCGCTCGTGAGACCAAGAGCAGATGGGTGGCTTCCATCTCTAGCTCACTCTAGAACCTCTCACAGCCACTGACTCCCAGGAAAACCAGGCTTCTCCTTCAACCCCTTTTTAACTAACTTCTCTTGGCTAATTTACTAAACATGATTCCCCCCAAAATACTCCAAGGCCAAGAACCCTCTGTCTACATTATCTAGCACAGAACAAGCCCTAAGGATTTACAGAACCATCGGTAACTTCTCAGCTATCCATTTTAATCCCCCATCCCCCGCCGCCAATTTCTCAAAGTACGTTAGAACAGTGAATAACATAACAGTCTTAATATTACCTTATGTTTAAATAGTGCTACATGTAACATACCATAAATCATTTGCAGCTTAGGCCTACAGATTTTGCAAGGCATACGAAAGAGGTAGGAATGCAAGCATAAACAATGAGCAACAACATACCAAAATCCTTACTCCATAGAAAAAATcagctaagctaccatgccacgATTAGTAtcagcagctgtggctgctctTGCATGTATGGATCCAAATATACCTGATCACTAAGTACTTTGAAGGAATGGGAACAAGAAGCTTCCAAAGCAGCAAAGCTCCATCCTGGCAGCAGACAGGGGGAAAGGAGCACATGCCTGGTTTACCAGTCATGCCCGGGCCTGGATCAAACAGAGCACGACCTCAAGCCAGGCCAAAGGGTCTAAGACGTAAGGGTGAGGTGGGCAAGAGGGTGCTCCTGGCCAAGGGCATTTGGAAGCACGCATCACCTGCAAGTGGTCACAAACTACACAAGTTGGACAGACCTACAGCAGGAATTAAAGCTGGGCAGAGATGCCCCTGGCTGACTCTGAAGGGTCAAAGACAAAGTCTTCTGGCAGATGTTAACTAGAAAACAACAAGCATCAGCACAGTTGGCCAAAATCAGATAGATCAAACTTATTTCTTCTTAGGTAGCAAAATGGGAAAGAAATAGTTTCATGCCGACACATACGTCTGTAGCATACAGAATGTCCACAATCCTCTGCAAAACAGGGTCATTTTCCCCCTCGTTCTCCTGGCAAATCAATTCAATGTTTCTTAGCTTTCCGAAgtagaaatctctctctttctccaagtcTTCGACGGTAAGTTTCAATACATTCACCTGTGCaagacattaaaaagaatgatacaCCTGGCACTAGTGCACCAGTAAGATCAACTTTCAACCCAAAAGTACATGTGGGTTCTACCTAAACTTCAATGTGGGCAAGTACCCCAGGAAAGGCCTGACTGCACCCTGAAATGCGCAGGAAATTCTCAGGACTGACAGGAGCTGAGACAGGTCAGTAGAACCAGAGAGCAgcctctgggtcactgtcaagcTCAGTCCTTGCCCAGAGACGGGTCAGAGTCCAGGCAGAAATAAGGGAAACTGGTCTTCCAAGAGCTCCCACAATGAGCTACGACTCCCACAAAGAAACTACGAAGAAATAAACCTCAATGCtcaggccaggactttagctaggCCACAGCAATAAAGTCCTAATGGAGCTAGTGTTACGGCgtgcaagtaaagctgccaccagtGACACCAAAATGTTATATGAACACCAATCTGAGACCCAgccatggcatttttttttaagattcatttttactggaaaggcagatcagactcatacagagaagacagagaagaagatcttccacccactgcttcacactccaaatggtcGCAAAGCCAgaaccgagctgatccaaagctgggaaccaggagcttcttcaggttctcccacatagctgcagtgtcccaagaaCTAGGGTtagcctctgctgatttcccaggccattattagAGAGCtgcatccaaagtggagcagccaggacaaacaagtacccataggggatgtcagcaccacagggcaAAGGATTAGCATGCAGCACCACCACACTAGCCCCAACTATTCCACTTTTGACccaactccttgttaatgcaAATGGGAGggcagttcactgcccaaatgcttgggtccctgccactcatgtgacaAAGATGGAGTTTCAAGCCCTTGGCTTCGGCCTAacccagcactggttgttgcagctattcAGAGAGTAATCAGCAAACAcatgtctaactctgcctttcaagtaaatcaagcccttaaaaacaaaagttttgggcccagcgcaatagcttagtagttaaagtcctcgccttgaatgagccagggtctcatatgggcaccagttctaatcccggcagctctgcttcccatccagctccctgcttgtggcctgggaaagcaatagaggatggcccaaagccttgggaccctgcattcgtatgggagacccagaagaggctcctagctttgaatcagctcagctctggttgtcgcggccatttggggagtgaaccagtagatggaaaatcttcctctctctcttcaagaaaataaataaatcttaaaaaaaaaaaaaaaaacttgatttttaaaaaagatttatttatttttattggaaaggcagatgtacagagaggaggagagacagacagaaagatcgtccctccgatgattcactccccaagtgacggcaacggctggtgctgagctgatccgaagccaggagccaggaacttcttccagttctcccacacgggtgcagggtcccaaggctttgggccatcctcgactgctttcccaggccacaagcagggagctggatgggaagtggagcagccaggacatgaactggcacccatataggatcccggcacattcaaggcaaggaccttaaccattacactatcacgccgAGCCCTACAAAAGTTTTAATTTAGTAACTATCACGGTCCTTTGTGTACTTTAACCATGATGTATCGTAGCTGTAGTCTTCAAATCTATGAGACAATTAAATTCAATATAATTCATTAAATGGAAACTGCATGGCATAGCATGCAACATAAAGCCCTCACAGACATCTAGATTTATGAACTAGGGTCAAAAAACCGCATGAAAAATCCACTAAGAGAAGCAAAAGTGCAGCTACTGAGAACAATCTGCACAGCACGCATTCTGGGAGCCACAAGGCACCACAAAAGTCAATTCAATCCTCAGGGCTGTcattgtggcttagcaggtaaaaCTACCAATGATGCTGGCATATACCTATAcagacaccagtttgagttcagGAAGCTCTACttacttccaacccaactccctactaacagcctgagaaagcactgcaAGACGGCCCAAGAGCTCAAGCCCCTGCCATGAGGGAGtaacagatgaagtttctggctcttagcttcagaccagcccagcttcttCCACtgcaattatttggggagtgaatcagcacatagaaGACTAAGATAAAGATCTTGATATCCCACTCtaactttctcaaataaataaattccaggGGCCCGgggatagcccagtggttaaagtcctcaccttgaacgcacccggattccatatgggtgctggttctaatcctagcagctctgtttcccatccagctccctgcctgtggcctgcaaaagcagttgaggacagaccaaacccttgggaccctgcacctgcttgggagacccagaagaggctccaggctcctgattggctcagctccggccaatgtggttacttggggagtgaatcatcggatggaagatcttcctctgtctctcctcctctctgtatatctgcctttccaataaaaataaacaaatctttaaaaaaataaaatataaaaacaaacaaaaaaccatagGTATGCCTTTCTCTCAATCCCAGAAAACCTTCAAAGGGCTTCAGAAATTTGCAACACAGTTCTATTGTAAGGGGTGGTTTCCAGGTAGAAACAGGCTTTTGGCATTTCTGAACTTTCAACCTCCTATTCTGTTCTGGCACCTAAAGTGCTGAAGTGTCCCAAGGACTGCTTCGGGAACAGACAAGCCCGTCCTGGTCCCTGCAGCAATGCCTTTTCCCCAGAGCTGCTCACCTGCTGCATCAACTCAGCTGCTTCATCATCTCCATTGCCCACCCCGGGATTCTTGCGCACCACCCCTGCGCCAGCCTTAGGAGTTGCAGTAGTTCTCTGTGTTGAAATGGGCCTCTGTGACGCTGtaagatgaggagagacaaaaggattaACAAGaacaccaaacaaaacaaaaaataaaagggaaagctGTGACCAATTACTCCCCACAGTTGATTAATCAAGAAAATCAATGCCAGCAAGCCCCAGCATGCAAGACAACATCCCCAAATCTCCTTCAAGTGTTTTTTATCCTAGCATTATGGttaggtaccagttctaatcaccATCTTTCACGCGAGAGGTGAGCCCTTCAGCGAGGTGTTTTCTCCGCTGCACTGACTAGTGACAGGACTATCAGCTAAGAGAGACACAGTCATTCTAGTGCACAGATAGCCCAGTTTAACCTGACTCCCACCAAACACTCAAAGCCAAGTTAGGGCCCTCATGCTTCACCTCATACTTCAGCAGGACTAAAGTGGGAACAAGGCCCATAAAGCTGGCACAGCCTGCTCACACCACCCATCATTTCAAACCTGTCATTTCTGTCATCTGCAgatttaacatttattaatttgaaaggcaggcagagatttatcatccactgcttttacTTTCCCAAATGCCActgacagccagggctgcccaggaaagtgaaccaatggatgcaagataattccttctccctgcttttctttttttctttttttttttcccttctcactGCTTTTCAACTATATATATGACCTTCCAAACACCCAGACTCTGTACCCCTTCACCCACAGTTCACAGGCCATTTCCTCCAGATGGCTCTCTTTAGTATGTATACCCTGAAGAGTAGGTGCTTCATTCAAGTACTATTCAACTGCTACCAGCATCTTAAATAAGGAATATGTAAATGACACCAGGGTGTGGCCAGCCAAGCCTCCATTTGCAGCGACAGCACCCCATATGGCCACCAACtcaacccagctgctccactttcaatccaacttcctgcttacaaCCAGGGGAAACAGCAGAAAACGGCTCTGGACCCCTGAACCTTTgcaggagatgcagaagaagctccaagctcctgacccagctattgtcactgtgggcatttggggagtgaaccagcagatggaagatcactcctcTAACTCCgcctttttagtaaaaataaatcttttaaacacatATGAGATACACAGGGTTATCTGTGCAGTTCCCCATTCTAAACTGTATAAGAACAAAATGGGATTCTACTGAAGACCGCGAAGTATGCCTTTACAAACTTGTGGCTGAATGCCGAATGAACAATGAGCGACTCACTACCTGGAATGCTATTATTCGGAAAGGGTGTTTTGGGGTGGTTGTAGTTTACCTGCACCACCAGAACTGAGAGGTTTCTTCGGTTTGTTCAGAGCTGGAGCGACAAGTGAGGGAGCCACAGCAGTTTCTTGACCTTGCCTGGCAGCCACAGGGTCATAGTCTTTTCCATCATAGTTTGCATCAAAAAACTTCTTGAACCACTGAACAAATTCAAAATTGTCTTGAAATTTTCCTTTTACTAATTTGTCCACAGGAATTATCTATAGAGAAAAACCAAGACCTTTTAGCTCAAAGGGAGAAGTTTCTGGCAAGCACAAATCTGCACACATCAAATTGGTATTAAGCTCTACCAATAGGAAAAAACTGATACTTCAGAGAACTTAGCCACCAAAGTCTGACATTTACACAAGTTTTCTCCATTGTGCCTTCAACAGAGTGCCTACTCTCACCAGACCCAGCGGGTCTCCctgacaggtggcaggggcctacaTACTTGGGACTTAGCAGCTGTGTATGATACTACATGTCATATGTAAACCAGTtgatgtcccagcagctccacttctgctccagctccctgctaacgcacctgggaaaagcagcaaagtatggcccaaattcttgagccCTGCCAATCAGACAGGAGACCCAActcaagttcctggtttcagcctggcaatcacagccattttggggagtgaatcaactacTGATGGCCATCTGAAGTACAAACCAACAGAGGGATGCATGTGTGCTTACCTGTGTGTCTACagctttcaaacagataaaaccAAAAGTTAAACTATGTCTGGAAACTCAATGATATTCATAATACAAACACTAATTTTACATATCATATAGAGACAAAATTAAAGTTAAAccaatttcaaaatacataaaatccaGACACAGCAGCATGATAATTAGGAAGTGTTACAAGCTTTATAAAAAAAACAGTATCTCCCGAAAAAAAGCTTTGAAGGATAACCCTTCTAATTGGGGAGCAGCAAGAGGAGAATCTCCTTGCTTAATCCTACTATCTGATACAACAGAAGCACTTGTGCTCACGGAGCTGGTGACTCTTTCTGGTACCTTCAAATAAACAAGGAAGTTCCGCAGCACCCAGAGGGATCCTTCCTGCACCCTGTTACACAAAGTTCACCTCCATTAAACCACTTAGTCTACATGATAAGACAATTAAatctcagaaaaataaatcattacatCTGATTTATTTTTCCCAGTTGCTAATTTCACTTATGGTTAAGTAAGAAGATGGCAAGGATAGTCAGGATAAAAGGGAAGAATTCTCCTTACAGGGAATTCTATTTAACAGGAGAAAAGATAACTGTATAACTTAAGAAAATATCCAAAGTCATGAAAATCTAAATCCTCAGTAACTATCTAAAGATTGTTAAGAAACATTAACTTAAACCtaaataagggcccggcggcgtggcctagcggctaaagttctcgccttgaaagccccgggatcccatatgggcaccggttctaatcccggcagctccacttcccatccagctccctgcttgtggcctgggaaagcagttgaggacggcccaatgcattgggaccctgcacctgcgtgggagacccggaacaggttccaggttcccggcttccgatcggcgcgcaccgtcccgttgcggctcacttggggagtgaaacatcggatggaagatcttcctctctgtctctcctcctctgtgtatatctggctataataaaatgaataaatctttaaaaaaaaaaaaaaaacctaaataaaacgTACTTACTTTGTCTACACCCATTCTCTTAAAACCTGCTTGTAGTATTTTGAAGTTCTGGATGTATTCGTGTTCTAGCTTAGCTTGGAATTTCACTTTCTTCAAGGCAATGGAGCCAGGGAACAACATGTCCATAAACTGACAGTACGCAGCCCCTGAAGGAACACAACAGAACAATATGACAAACACTAGACATCGAATGCTACTACTGTAGCAGAATGAGGAACTTTTTCCCAGATTCACTTAACCCAAAAacacctttttaatttttcaaaagatttacttttattgtaaaggcaaatttacagaggagatagaaagatcttccgtccactggttcacaccccaagtagccccaacagccgagctgagccaatccaaagccaggagccaggagattcctctgggtctctcacatgagcacggagtcccaaggctttgggctgtcctcgactgctttcccaggccacaagcagggagctggatgggaagtggagctgctgggattagaactggcgcccaaatggaatcccagtgggtgcaaggcgagaactttagccactagtctccCACGTTAggccctgctatccatgtgggagacttggactgtattcctggcctctggcttcagcttggcccagccctggcttaacagtcatgtggggagtcaaCAAATTACACATCTCtccacttctccctccctctctggtaaCGCTACgtttcaaatacatcaataaatcttaaaaaaaaaaaaaaaaaaaaaaaaagcaagacagtACCATGCAGCCTATATGTTATTTATTATAACAGGATGTAGGAGTAACCAGACTAGAAACAAACTAAATTCTAAATGCCCACAAATTGGGGGTTGACAGAAATTTATAATATATAGAAAATAGGGAAAAGGAGCAGATATTTCACACAGCTTTGTAACACCACTTCACTTCAAATACTACAtcacctatcagagtgcctgatacaagtcctggccctgctccccagcacAGCTTACTGCAGATACGTactccctggaagacagcaggtatGTGGGAAATGCTGCTGAATTCCCagtttttggcttcagcctggcccagtcctacctgctgcaagcatttggacaCAATAAACTAACCCATGGGAGGTTTCTgtctccaccttttaaataaataacactaaTATCTTGCACATACACAGAGAACACACTCCAGAATCTCAGTGATTCAATTTCTACTGTTGAACTATTATGTTTAGCAGGGGAGACAAACGCACAGCCTGGGGTAGCGGATGCCTGGGCCTGTGTGACATTTATGCGCACACAGACTCAGGAGGCAGGTCAGCTGAAAATACCAGTGCTGCCTCAGGAAGAGGAACTGGTCAGTTAAAGCCAAGATGAAGAGGGGGACTTCACTGTTTATTATTTGATTCCTTCTAAATCTCAAACCATTTAGAAAATCAgtcattcaaaaaataaaaactggactGGGGTTGTGGTACAACAGCTTAAGCTTCCACCTGGACACTGGCATCACATCTGGGACACcgatttgag carries:
- the MAPRE1 gene encoding microtubule-associated protein RP/EB family member 1, with amino-acid sequence MAVNVYSTSVTSDNLSRHDMLAWINESLQLNLTKIEQLCSGAAYCQFMDMLFPGSIALKKVKFQAKLEHEYIQNFKILQAGFKRMGVDKIIPVDKLVKGKFQDNFEFVQWFKKFFDANYDGKDYDPVAARQGQETAVAPSLVAPALNKPKKPLSSGGAASQRPISTQRTTATPKAGAGVVRKNPGVGNGDDEAAELMQQVNVLKLTVEDLEKERDFYFGKLRNIELICQENEGENDPVLQRIVDILYATDEGFVIPDEGGPQEEQEEY